From a single Granulicella aggregans genomic region:
- a CDS encoding 4Fe-4S dicluster domain-containing protein: MPDQPNPRRPKRGTYSPRPETLELLRVSGNPINGLGEETPRRPSPFFWHPPDQHPYGDLQVVARQSSRACPDSGPAFMAAYSYPELIPVAEEQNTASAEQLSAEVTAFALSHEADAVGIAAMDPLYVFEGYTVEEPWVIVLGLAHNYERLKEVPSDETNGVGVVDIGDQYAKGTRSSYAVANWIRSQGYTANPYPGPSASALVLIPPAIAAGLGELGKHGSLISPKFGSGVRLAGVTTNMPLVATGPSRFGADDFCTNCQVCTRACPPGAISEDKQMVRGVERWYVNFDKCIPYFAEAASCGICIAECPWTRPDVRPKLLATMARRMADKADSSHVPPSQPVTHEAYQ, encoded by the coding sequence ATGCCCGATCAGCCGAACCCACGACGTCCAAAACGAGGTACCTACAGCCCGAGGCCCGAGACCCTGGAGCTACTGCGCGTCTCCGGAAATCCGATCAACGGCTTAGGCGAGGAGACGCCGCGTCGGCCATCGCCTTTCTTCTGGCATCCTCCCGACCAGCATCCCTACGGCGACCTCCAGGTCGTCGCCCGGCAGAGCTCTCGCGCCTGCCCTGATTCGGGGCCGGCCTTCATGGCCGCCTACAGTTACCCGGAGCTCATCCCGGTCGCCGAGGAGCAGAACACCGCATCTGCCGAGCAGCTTTCGGCTGAGGTCACCGCCTTTGCTCTTTCGCACGAAGCAGACGCGGTGGGCATCGCGGCAATGGACCCGCTCTATGTCTTCGAAGGCTACACCGTCGAGGAGCCGTGGGTCATCGTGCTTGGGCTGGCGCACAACTACGAGCGCTTGAAGGAAGTTCCGTCGGACGAGACGAACGGAGTTGGTGTTGTGGATATTGGCGATCAGTACGCAAAGGGCACGCGGTCTTCCTACGCTGTGGCCAACTGGATTCGCTCGCAGGGATACACGGCCAACCCGTACCCTGGACCTTCAGCGAGTGCTCTGGTGCTTATACCACCGGCGATCGCTGCCGGCCTGGGCGAGTTGGGCAAGCATGGCTCCTTGATCAGCCCGAAGTTTGGATCAGGCGTGCGGCTCGCGGGCGTGACCACAAACATGCCACTGGTGGCCACCGGTCCGAGCCGCTTCGGCGCGGATGACTTCTGTACTAACTGCCAGGTGTGCACGCGCGCATGTCCCCCCGGCGCGATCTCGGAAGACAAGCAGATGGTCCGGGGTGTGGAGCGCTGGTATGTGAACTTCGACAAGTGCATTCCCTACTTCGCAGAGGCCGCATCGTGCGGCATCTGCATTGCTGAGTGTCCCTGGACACGACCGGATGTGCGACCCAAGCTGCTCGCCACCATGGCTCGAAGAATGGCGGACAAGGCTGATAGCAGTCATGTTCCTCCATCTCAACCTGTCACTCACGAGGCATACCAGTGA